A single window of uncultured Pseudodesulfovibrio sp. DNA harbors:
- a CDS encoding ATP-binding protein has translation MSDTHYYHGLAKSMMFTIILVSFAPLLCIVLIAGYQYSVVYEEKVEAHLRELVLKHDQSVDSYLEEKVAEIQVLAEIIELGKLHDPASLQALHDALVRGHGSDFVDLGMVNSEGIQVAYAGPYKLQGVNYSEEEWFKAARKRKVHVSDVGLGLRGVPHFTIALLLDENGQEWVLRTTLDFIAFNKLVEDIRIGETGLAYIINRQAEFQTTPRRDMTAEVPFLRQMAVAMTKRSGMVRGRAAMTIETNPATGRETIFVTSPIKNGDWIMVYQQDVADAMSDLNRSRNLALVVLLIGGISIGVMAYLMSKRMARKVARADAAKDIMNEQVIEAGKLASVGELAAGIAHEINNPVAIMVEEAGWIQDLLEEGLAKDDNEREVQRALNQIRTQGGRCKEITHKLLSFARKIDPTVKSVCLNELVLEIVQLSEQRAKYANVIIETSLGDSIPPVEASPSEMQQVFLNLVNNAIDAMDPGGGNLDIMTRVEDDTVMVSIADTGCGIPQANLSRIFDPFFTTKPVGKGTGLGLSIIYGIINKMDGTIAVNSAVDQGTKFTIRLPVPEGEDGGACDFKANEHGAS, from the coding sequence ATGTCTGATACGCATTATTACCATGGGTTGGCCAAGAGCATGATGTTTACCATCATACTCGTTTCTTTTGCTCCACTTCTGTGCATAGTTCTTATCGCAGGCTACCAATACAGTGTCGTTTATGAAGAAAAAGTCGAAGCTCATTTACGAGAGCTGGTGTTGAAGCACGATCAGTCGGTGGATTCATACCTTGAAGAAAAGGTCGCTGAGATTCAGGTTCTTGCCGAAATCATTGAATTGGGAAAATTGCATGATCCTGCCAGCCTTCAAGCCTTACATGATGCACTTGTTCGTGGGCATGGCAGCGATTTTGTGGATTTGGGTATGGTCAACAGTGAAGGAATTCAGGTTGCGTATGCCGGGCCATATAAGCTTCAAGGCGTGAATTATTCCGAAGAGGAGTGGTTCAAGGCTGCTAGGAAGCGCAAGGTTCATGTTAGTGACGTGGGGTTGGGGCTTCGCGGAGTCCCTCATTTTACTATTGCTCTTTTGCTTGATGAAAATGGGCAGGAATGGGTCTTGCGGACCACCCTTGATTTTATTGCTTTCAACAAGCTGGTTGAAGATATCCGTATCGGCGAAACCGGTTTGGCCTATATCATTAATAGACAAGCAGAGTTTCAAACTACCCCGCGTCGGGATATGACTGCTGAGGTCCCTTTCTTGCGCCAGATGGCTGTCGCCATGACGAAGCGATCCGGCATGGTGCGAGGTCGGGCTGCCATGACCATCGAGACCAATCCTGCCACAGGGCGTGAGACCATATTTGTGACCAGTCCAATCAAGAATGGTGATTGGATCATGGTGTATCAACAGGACGTGGCGGATGCCATGTCTGATTTGAACCGTTCCAGAAATCTTGCATTGGTGGTTTTGTTGATTGGTGGAATTTCCATTGGGGTTATGGCGTACCTTATGAGCAAGCGCATGGCCCGTAAGGTTGCTCGGGCAGATGCGGCAAAGGATATCATGAATGAACAAGTGATCGAGGCTGGCAAGCTCGCATCTGTCGGAGAATTGGCCGCAGGTATTGCCCACGAAATCAACAATCCGGTGGCAATCATGGTGGAAGAAGCCGGGTGGATTCAGGATTTATTGGAAGAAGGATTAGCCAAGGATGACAATGAGCGTGAAGTGCAACGCGCTTTGAACCAGATCCGGACTCAGGGAGGGCGATGCAAGGAAATTACCCATAAATTGCTCAGCTTCGCCCGGAAGATTGATCCTACGGTTAAGTCTGTCTGTCTTAACGAGTTGGTTCTGGAAATAGTTCAACTTTCCGAGCAGCGGGCCAAGTATGCCAATGTGATCATTGAGACGAGCCTTGGGGATAGTATCCCTCCGGTAGAAGCCAGCCCGTCAGAGATGCAACAGGTTTTCCTTAATCTGGTCAACAATGCTATTGATGCTATGGACCCGGGCGGTGGAAATCTCGACATCATGACTCGTGTGGAAGACGATACCGTGATGGTTTCCATTGCCGACACGGGGTGTGGGATTCCGCAGGCCAATCTGTCGCGAATTTTTGATCCTTTTTTTACGACAAAGCCCGTGGGTAAGGGGACAGGCCTTGGACTGTCCATAATATACGGTATTATCAACAAGATGGACGGCACCATTGCGGTGAACTCTGCTGTGGATCAAGGGACGAAATTTACCATCCGACTGCCTGTGCCCGAAGGTGAGGATGGTGGTGCGTGTGATTTTAAAGCGAATGAACATGGGGCTTCATGA
- a CDS encoding response regulator — MPANILLVDDEQGFVDTMAKRLDNRGLTVTTAYSGQEGIDALAANHFIDVVVMDVKMPGMDGNEALKVVKAEYPLVEVIMLTGHATVESAIEGMKSGAFDYMMKPCDLEELLVKVDEAYDKKQAQETKILEARARHIVLRRGD, encoded by the coding sequence ATGCCTGCGAATATTCTTCTCGTCGACGATGAACAGGGTTTTGTTGACACCATGGCCAAGCGGCTGGACAATCGTGGCCTGACGGTCACCACTGCCTATAGTGGGCAAGAGGGTATCGATGCCTTAGCTGCTAATCATTTCATTGATGTGGTGGTCATGGACGTCAAGATGCCCGGTATGGATGGAAACGAAGCGTTGAAGGTGGTCAAGGCGGAATATCCATTGGTGGAAGTCATCATGTTGACCGGGCATGCAACGGTGGAATCCGCCATTGAAGGCATGAAATCAGGCGCTTTCGACTACATGATGAAGCCATGTGACCTTGAAGAATTGTTGGTCAAAGTTGATGAGGCCTATGACAAGAAGCAGGCTCAGGAGACCAAGATTCTTGAGGCCCGGGCCAGACATATTGTCCTGCGAAGGGGCGATTAG
- a CDS encoding response regulator encodes MSDAPIRLFLVDDEVGFLEVLQKRLGKRGLDVTIAISGAEAIQILRGKDFDVAVLDLKLEDMDGIEVLQIFKKMVPDLPVIMLTGHGSEQAAREGVAYGAFDYMLKPCDLDDLLKKIRQAVDQA; translated from the coding sequence ATGAGTGACGCGCCCATTCGTCTTTTCTTGGTGGATGATGAAGTCGGTTTTCTGGAAGTTTTACAGAAACGTCTGGGAAAGCGTGGACTTGATGTGACCATCGCCATCAGTGGGGCCGAAGCCATACAAATTTTGAGAGGTAAAGATTTCGATGTGGCTGTTCTTGACCTCAAGTTGGAGGACATGGACGGTATTGAAGTTTTGCAGATATTCAAGAAGATGGTTCCTGATTTGCCAGTCATTATGTTGACCGGTCACGGGAGTGAACAGGCGGCACGGGAAGGTGTTGCCTATGGCGCATTCGACTACATGCTCAAGCCGTGCGATCTTGATGATTTGTTGAAAAAAATTCGCCAGGCCGTGGATCAGGCATAA
- a CDS encoding response regulator: MADIKVLLVDDEAGFRKTLGKRLGRRGMIVEEADSGEKALEIVESFEPEVVLLDVKMPGMDGLTTLHKIKLINPLIEVVMLTGHASMDIAINGMELGAFDYLMKPVEFEELLYKLEDASTRKRHHEEKITAKEHSQ; the protein is encoded by the coding sequence ATGGCAGACATCAAGGTACTTTTGGTGGATGACGAAGCTGGTTTTCGCAAGACGCTGGGCAAACGGCTCGGCAGGCGCGGAATGATTGTTGAGGAGGCAGATTCGGGCGAAAAGGCCCTTGAGATTGTTGAATCCTTTGAGCCGGAGGTTGTTCTGCTTGATGTCAAAATGCCCGGTATGGATGGTCTGACAACTCTGCACAAAATCAAACTTATCAATCCTTTGATTGAAGTGGTTATGCTTACCGGGCACGCCAGTATGGATATTGCCATCAATGGTATGGAGTTGGGAGCCTTTGATTACTTGATGAAGCCGGTCGAGTTCGAAGAGTTGCTGTACAAGTTGGAAGATGCTTCTACCCGTAAGCGGCATCATGAAGAGAAAATTACGGCCAAGGAACACAGTCAATAG
- a CDS encoding PEP/pyruvate-binding domain-containing protein — protein MGFLDWLPWRARKKTPEELAEIRRVFAARYDHFRLLIQANTRAHELIGELEEALRGFTPYGMEYVNTLCTRLSTSIFQMVRHLGELDRLGHDELVASMESINERIMTALAPEEHVVSGEFVFDLSEVGRDHADLCGPKMAMLGEAGSSLGLKIPAGFVVTVAAYRRFVEAGGLRPEVARLIQATDRNDREALFRTSSDIMQLVMETRLPDDLAETILAAYDRLSEQLGEPPDLAVRSSALGEDVEGSSYAGQYRSVLNVDRGALLDSYKEVLASKFTRQAMAYRMNRGIRDEDVAMSVGCMTMVDAMSGGVAYSRNPVNVRDESVSIHSVWGLPKPVVDGTAETDVFLVNRDSLAVNDRIIAEKPDMFVCSPKEGVCRESLLEEQRCEPSLTDEQAAIIAREAVRIEEKFGTPQDIEWAMTPDGVFHLLQCRPLMQIESAKIAHPSAADLPKPVLSGGRTASPGVGVGPAYSVRKDVDALTFPDGGVMILKHALPSRAALLDRCSALISEQGGMAGHLANVAREFGVPALFGVKGVVGNFENGHILTVDADGHAVYDGAVESLLVEKPRERIMRGSPVQAALRKAARHIVRLNLTDPESPEFKPENCKTLHDIMRYCHEKGVAGMFEFGTDNDFIEAASRQLICDVPKQFWVLNLDDGFLPEGENRADQCILLKHVDSYPMHALWEGMQAVQWEGPPPVHTKGLMSVMFEATMNPDLNPSSGTRYSQKNYFMISKNYCSLQSRFGFHFCGVESLVSDRTSENYASFQFKGGAANVERRILRARFVGDLLEEFDFRVRVRQDNMFARVEGLPRKAMGRRLKILGYLITHTRQLDMIMTNKTEVERRRARFLKDFAMFD, from the coding sequence ATGGGCTTTCTTGACTGGTTGCCGTGGAGGGCGCGAAAGAAAACTCCCGAGGAACTGGCGGAAATCCGTCGGGTCTTTGCTGCGCGGTATGATCATTTTCGGCTTTTGATTCAGGCTAATACGCGCGCTCATGAATTGATTGGCGAACTGGAGGAGGCCCTGCGCGGGTTTACTCCTTACGGTATGGAGTATGTCAACACTCTGTGCACTCGGCTTTCTACATCCATTTTTCAAATGGTCCGTCACTTGGGTGAACTGGATCGTTTAGGGCATGACGAGCTTGTGGCTTCCATGGAATCCATCAACGAGCGCATCATGACTGCGCTTGCACCTGAAGAACATGTGGTGAGTGGCGAGTTCGTGTTTGATCTGTCGGAGGTTGGACGGGATCATGCTGATCTGTGCGGCCCCAAGATGGCCATGCTTGGTGAAGCCGGGAGCAGCCTCGGGTTGAAGATTCCTGCTGGATTTGTGGTTACCGTGGCAGCGTATAGGCGTTTCGTAGAGGCCGGTGGACTGCGGCCTGAGGTCGCGCGGCTCATTCAGGCTACAGATAGGAACGACAGGGAGGCCTTGTTTCGGACTTCGTCGGATATAATGCAATTGGTCATGGAGACCCGACTTCCTGACGATTTGGCTGAAACGATTTTGGCTGCTTATGATCGGTTGAGCGAACAACTTGGCGAACCGCCGGACTTGGCTGTCCGTTCCAGTGCTTTGGGTGAGGACGTGGAAGGTTCATCCTATGCCGGACAGTATCGATCCGTGCTTAATGTGGACCGAGGGGCGTTGCTCGATTCCTACAAGGAAGTACTGGCCTCAAAGTTTACACGACAAGCTATGGCTTACCGCATGAATCGTGGCATTAGGGACGAAGATGTCGCCATGAGTGTGGGATGTATGACCATGGTTGATGCCATGTCCGGGGGGGTGGCCTATTCCCGAAATCCGGTTAATGTGCGGGATGAGTCCGTGTCCATTCATTCTGTTTGGGGGTTGCCCAAGCCTGTAGTGGATGGGACGGCTGAGACGGACGTGTTTTTGGTGAATCGTGATTCTTTGGCTGTAAACGATCGGATTATTGCTGAAAAGCCTGATATGTTTGTGTGTAGCCCCAAGGAAGGCGTCTGTCGGGAAAGCCTGTTGGAAGAGCAACGGTGTGAACCATCCTTGACGGACGAGCAGGCTGCGATCATTGCTCGCGAAGCTGTACGTATTGAAGAAAAATTTGGCACACCTCAGGACATAGAATGGGCCATGACGCCGGATGGCGTTTTTCATTTGTTGCAATGCAGGCCGCTTATGCAGATTGAGTCCGCCAAAATCGCGCATCCATCTGCTGCCGATTTGCCCAAGCCGGTGTTATCCGGTGGACGAACAGCCAGCCCCGGAGTTGGAGTTGGTCCTGCATACTCCGTGCGGAAAGATGTGGACGCCCTTACTTTCCCTGATGGCGGTGTGATGATTCTCAAACACGCTTTGCCCAGTCGCGCGGCGCTGCTTGATCGATGCAGCGCATTAATTTCAGAGCAGGGTGGTATGGCTGGTCATTTGGCCAACGTTGCGAGAGAGTTTGGTGTTCCTGCATTGTTTGGCGTGAAAGGCGTGGTCGGGAATTTTGAAAACGGGCATATCCTCACTGTGGATGCCGACGGTCACGCAGTCTATGATGGCGCTGTTGAATCATTGCTCGTGGAAAAGCCGAGAGAGCGAATTATGCGAGGAAGTCCGGTGCAGGCAGCCCTCAGGAAAGCGGCGCGACATATTGTTCGTTTGAACCTGACGGATCCCGAGTCCCCGGAATTCAAGCCGGAAAATTGTAAGACCCTGCATGATATAATGCGCTATTGTCATGAGAAGGGTGTTGCAGGAATGTTTGAGTTTGGCACGGACAACGACTTTATCGAGGCTGCCAGCCGTCAGCTTATCTGTGATGTGCCCAAGCAATTCTGGGTGCTCAATCTTGATGATGGTTTTTTGCCAGAAGGGGAAAACAGGGCTGACCAGTGCATCCTGCTCAAACATGTTGATTCATACCCTATGCATGCCTTGTGGGAAGGGATGCAGGCCGTACAGTGGGAAGGGCCGCCGCCGGTTCACACCAAAGGGCTGATGTCCGTCATGTTTGAGGCGACCATGAACCCGGATTTGAATCCGTCATCCGGCACTCGATACAGTCAGAAAAATTATTTCATGATTTCAAAAAATTATTGTTCGTTGCAATCTCGATTTGGTTTTCATTTTTGTGGTGTTGAATCATTGGTCTCTGATCGAACCAGTGAAAACTACGCCAGTTTTCAGTTTAAGGGAGGCGCTGCCAATGTGGAACGGCGTATCCTGCGAGCTCGTTTTGTGGGGGATCTGCTGGAAGAATTTGATTTTCGTGTTCGCGTCCGTCAGGACAACATGTTTGCTCGGGTTGAAGGACTCCCCCGGAAGGCCATGGGGAGGCGATTGAAAATCCTTGGGTATCTTATTACACACACACGTCAACTTGACATGATCATGACCAACAAAACAGAAGTTGAACGTCGCAGGGCCCGGTTCCTCAAGGATTTTGCAATGTTTGATTGA
- a CDS encoding acidic tetraheme cytochrome c3 TmcA, with the protein MHKRNTIKLAASMLTILALVIAYMAPAAFAQDDMTMIPVDAFAKLERPQVPFMHDDHNEKAELEDCVVCHHGITDDGKQDLENSSEGETCASCHEVERTDGGTPLMRAYHKQCIDCHKQQGKGPVACGECHAK; encoded by the coding sequence ATGCACAAAAGAAATACCATTAAGCTTGCGGCCTCCATGCTGACCATCCTTGCGCTGGTCATCGCATACATGGCTCCGGCCGCCTTTGCTCAGGACGACATGACAATGATCCCCGTGGACGCATTCGCCAAACTCGAACGCCCGCAGGTCCCCTTCATGCATGACGACCATAATGAAAAGGCTGAATTGGAAGACTGCGTTGTCTGTCACCACGGTATCACCGATGACGGCAAGCAGGACCTGGAAAACTCCAGCGAGGGCGAAACCTGTGCATCCTGCCATGAGGTAGAACGCACCGATGGTGGCACCCCGCTGATGCGCGCCTACCACAAGCAGTGCATTGACTGCCACAAGCAGCAGGGCAAAGGCCCAGTTGCCTGCGGCGAATGCCACGCCAAGTAG
- a CDS encoding electron transfer complex ferredoxin TmcB, which produces MSITDRIISDVGLEAGIAGLTTERIQEVVTQTLAGETGAKLKAYKETCMRCGLCSQGCHFYMSHDQDPSYSPVSKATETMYELMDTKGKVTPERIYEMAQIAFTECNLCKRCAHYCPVGIDIAYVMITVRRICYLLDVVPQYIRDTAHSHSSTMNQMWVKDDEWIDSLQWQEDEARDEFPDLRIPLDKEGADVYYSVIGPEPKFRTQLIYQAAAIMNAAGIDWTMPSHPGWDNSDMCMYVGDWENMGRIKRAHYESAQKLRVKRIVMGECGHAFRSIYDMGNRWLGYKEMPIPVIHAIEFYWDLIQEGKLKITHKYEKPVTIQDPCNVIRGRGLMDKLRDVVHYLCEEVVEMTPNREHNYCCCAGGGVINCGPPFKNTRMEGNRVKAEQLKNTGVKDIVIPCHNCHGGIEDIIGYYDLGMHGKFIGDIIYELMEKPEV; this is translated from the coding sequence ATGAGTATAACTGACAGAATAATATCCGATGTCGGCCTTGAAGCCGGTATCGCCGGTCTGACCACCGAAAGGATTCAGGAAGTGGTCACCCAAACGCTGGCTGGCGAGACCGGAGCAAAGCTGAAAGCGTACAAAGAGACATGCATGCGTTGCGGCCTCTGTTCGCAAGGCTGTCACTTCTACATGTCTCACGATCAGGATCCGAGCTACTCCCCAGTGAGTAAGGCTACGGAGACAATGTACGAATTGATGGACACCAAGGGAAAGGTTACACCTGAGCGCATCTACGAGATGGCCCAGATCGCCTTCACCGAATGTAACCTGTGTAAGCGCTGTGCGCATTACTGCCCAGTGGGCATTGATATTGCGTACGTCATGATCACAGTCCGCCGTATCTGCTACCTGTTGGACGTTGTACCGCAGTACATCCGTGACACGGCTCACTCTCACTCCTCCACCATGAACCAGATGTGGGTCAAGGATGATGAGTGGATCGACTCCCTGCAATGGCAGGAAGACGAAGCCCGTGATGAATTCCCGGACCTGCGTATTCCTCTCGATAAGGAAGGAGCTGACGTCTACTACTCGGTCATCGGTCCCGAACCGAAGTTCCGTACCCAGCTCATCTATCAGGCTGCCGCCATCATGAACGCAGCCGGTATTGACTGGACCATGCCGTCCCATCCCGGTTGGGATAACTCGGACATGTGCATGTACGTGGGCGACTGGGAAAACATGGGCCGCATCAAACGCGCCCACTACGAGTCTGCTCAGAAGCTGCGCGTCAAACGCATCGTCATGGGCGAATGTGGTCACGCCTTCAGGTCTATCTACGACATGGGCAACCGCTGGCTTGGCTATAAGGAAATGCCCATCCCTGTCATCCATGCTATTGAATTCTACTGGGATTTGATTCAGGAAGGCAAACTCAAGATCACCCACAAATATGAAAAGCCTGTCACCATTCAGGACCCGTGCAACGTCATTCGTGGCCGCGGTCTGATGGACAAGCTCAGAGACGTGGTTCACTACCTCTGCGAAGAGGTCGTGGAAATGACTCCCAACCGCGAGCACAACTACTGCTGTTGCGCCGGTGGCGGTGTCATCAACTGCGGTCCGCCGTTCAAGAACACACGCATGGAAGGCAACCGGGTCAAGGCTGAACAGCTGAAGAACACCGGGGTCAAGGATATCGTTATCCCATGCCACAACTGCCACGGCGGCATTGAAGATATCATCGGTTACTATGATCTCGGCATGCACGGAAAGTTCATCGGCGATATCATCTACGAACTGATGGAAAAACCGGAAGTGTAA
- a CDS encoding TmcC family electron transfer complex membrane anchor subunit, whose translation MTDLYTFVTGPLAWVAFGIFIIGSIYRLVSMYALAKAKDGSSLAYMSWYYGLRSILAWMVPFKSQGWQSDPLATVTTFVFHIAFLLVAVFLNAHVVLWDTAFGISIPSLPSYMGDVISFVAIAGCAVFAYRRLALPHVKGVTRCQDWFALILVVMPFITGVLAYHQVGPVLLMTTLHVIFAELLIALIPFTRLSHALFILFTRAYMGSEFGGVRHANDW comes from the coding sequence ATGACTGATTTGTATACTTTCGTCACCGGCCCCCTCGCCTGGGTTGCTTTCGGCATCTTCATCATCGGTTCCATTTACCGTCTGGTGAGCATGTATGCTTTGGCCAAGGCTAAAGACGGTTCATCTCTGGCTTACATGAGCTGGTACTACGGACTGCGCTCCATTCTCGCATGGATGGTGCCTTTCAAATCCCAGGGCTGGCAATCCGACCCCCTCGCGACCGTGACCACTTTCGTGTTTCACATCGCTTTCCTGTTGGTGGCCGTGTTCCTGAATGCTCACGTGGTTCTCTGGGACACCGCATTTGGTATCAGCATTCCGAGCCTGCCCTCTTACATGGGCGACGTCATCAGCTTCGTGGCCATCGCTGGCTGTGCGGTTTTCGCATACCGCCGGTTGGCACTGCCTCACGTCAAGGGCGTGACCCGCTGTCAGGACTGGTTTGCCCTGATTCTTGTTGTGATGCCATTCATCACTGGCGTACTGGCCTACCATCAGGTGGGTCCGGTTCTCCTGATGACTACCTTGCACGTAATCTTCGCAGAACTTCTTATTGCGCTGATTCCGTTCACCCGCCTGAGCCATGCATTGTTCATCCTGTTCACCAGGGCGTACATGGGTTCCGAGTTCGGTGGCGTTCGCCACGCCAACGACTGGTAG
- a CDS encoding electron transfer complex subunit TmcD, whose product MGKISSWDWETGQKTVVKSLSPLEGHGWQEEPYVSPDGETLAAIVKVGDGEFSVRTNDSVWENVYEKIWYPKFTPDGRLTAICQQDMEWALTVDDTMVGEATDYIWDTLISEDGSGIATMHKSMEQYAMALNGEPWEETYDNVNQPALSPDGLHTAGVAQVEKMPAADIEAFKRGAYSVVVDGKPWAGRYLNVWTPTFNAKGDTVAAQARVTVYENTIVVNDKPWTQTFNQVWEPNFNPADGTIVAPVRIKGKWGVARDGVVIWEPRYAQCLELQHSADGSKLWAIVATGYGQFTAACDNAPWETTYSTVTDLVISPDGKRAGVLGSEYSANFEVVVDGKAWAGTYEMAWPVVFSADSKNVATMVEKDGKRRILVNGKPFERDFDHAWPPVFNEDGTKVLIRAIENNSYIRIVAEVDKF is encoded by the coding sequence ATGGGAAAAATCTCCTCATGGGATTGGGAAACCGGCCAGAAAACGGTCGTTAAATCCCTTTCCCCGCTCGAAGGGCACGGATGGCAGGAAGAGCCTTATGTTTCACCTGATGGCGAAACACTGGCCGCAATCGTCAAAGTAGGCGACGGCGAATTCTCCGTTCGAACCAACGACTCGGTATGGGAAAACGTTTACGAAAAGATCTGGTATCCGAAATTTACACCGGATGGAAGACTGACCGCTATCTGTCAACAAGACATGGAGTGGGCTTTGACCGTGGACGATACGATGGTCGGTGAAGCAACCGATTACATCTGGGACACACTCATCAGCGAAGACGGCTCTGGCATTGCCACCATGCATAAAAGCATGGAGCAGTATGCCATGGCTTTGAACGGTGAGCCGTGGGAAGAAACCTATGACAACGTCAACCAGCCTGCACTGTCGCCAGACGGATTGCACACAGCTGGCGTTGCGCAGGTAGAAAAAATGCCCGCAGCCGACATTGAAGCTTTCAAACGCGGCGCATACTCTGTCGTCGTTGACGGAAAGCCTTGGGCCGGACGCTATTTGAACGTCTGGACTCCGACCTTCAATGCAAAGGGCGACACTGTTGCCGCACAGGCACGTGTCACTGTTTACGAAAACACCATCGTCGTGAACGACAAACCGTGGACCCAAACCTTCAATCAGGTATGGGAACCCAACTTCAACCCTGCAGACGGCACCATCGTCGCTCCTGTCCGTATCAAGGGCAAATGGGGCGTCGCTCGTGATGGCGTTGTGATCTGGGAACCCCGTTACGCCCAGTGTCTGGAGCTCCAGCACTCAGCAGACGGCAGCAAACTGTGGGCCATCGTCGCCACCGGTTACGGTCAGTTCACCGCAGCCTGTGACAATGCTCCTTGGGAAACCACGTATTCCACCGTTACCGATCTGGTCATCAGCCCCGACGGCAAACGGGCAGGTGTGCTGGGAAGCGAATACAGCGCAAACTTCGAAGTTGTAGTGGACGGTAAAGCATGGGCTGGCACCTACGAAATGGCCTGGCCTGTTGTTTTCTCCGCCGATTCAAAGAACGTCGCAACCATGGTCGAGAAAGATGGCAAACGCCGCATCTTGGTCAATGGCAAGCCGTTCGAACGTGACTTTGATCATGCATGGCCTCCGGTCTTCAACGAAGACGGAACCAAAGTGCTCATCCGCGCCATCGAAAACAACAGCTACATCCGCATTGTTGCGGAAGTGGACAAATTCTAA